A DNA window from Streptomyces bacillaris contains the following coding sequences:
- a CDS encoding polymorphic toxin-type HINT domain-containing protein has product MTDPLGRTTEFTYDRQNRLLAKDVPVGDGDARARWAYTYTRTGELLTVTDPTGARAESTYDDLDRPVTTTRIERRPQPGAFTTRNEYDDAGNIVRQTAPGGGVSLYSYDKLGQLLRMTDPAGVVSQFGYDLSGREVRATDGMGRTSAKLYDALGQLRQDSDLDAANSPLRKVDYGYDTAGNLTSATDPRGRTTRYAYDALGRLRSQTEPVSATESITTSFGYDALGNRTRYTDGRGNSTVYTVNTLGLPEAVIEPATARHPEPGDRTWTTAYDALGQPVKVTAPGGVVRERAYDRAGLLTRESGSGTGATTPEKTFGYDTVGRLTRASTPDGDNTYAYDDRGSLISAAGPSGEASYTYDSDGQLISRTDAAGTANFGYARRQLVSATDPLTGGAQTYRYDGSGAIKEIGYGAGQSRSFAYDALGRLDTDTISSSTGSTVASVDYGYDADDHLTSKKTTGTAKAGENTYGYDDAGRLTSWTADGTTTEYRWDRSGNRTGNGEKTAAYDERNRLLSDGDYTYSHTARGTLATRTSSGLTEEFTFDAFDRLTKAGESGTTYTYDALDRVASRNGADFSYAGLAPDPVKDNNSTYGRGASDELLSVAEGTGGAQLTVTDKHGDVVGDLSATDGAATRLTGSAAFDPFGQRSEATGSEPGTAGNSGFQGDWTDPDTGQVNMGARWYDPATGVFDSRDAYTYASGASILANRYTYGAGSPLDYSDPDGNWPSCIFCKKTVSKALNKIKQNKYVRAAVKTAKYVYKAVSYVVRHPVSALKKAVKFTGKVVGHIARKSGLTQIWNAGVRAVKSLGRSTGVTEWARQKAAEARKKYHEVRVQITRKARAAVDFVAKHNPVPAIMAAAKPLLVVAVAVVTADPNLPAILVGVANNVIADVAKAADDIRAAVVADIGAVVETVRDAVDWGAVWDGVKTVGNVVGEVTGFNDIRDCVTTGDMEACAWAVATVAGLALGGAGAGVVRAAKAGRMATKAARYGEKIEKASDTVDRVETAVECTRLASDLAGNSFLAGTEVVMADGTRQPIEKVRTGDEVRATDPTTGKTSTQEVTATITGQGLKQLVRLTLDTDGDRGDATESLTATAGHPFWVASLKTWQTADELEPGQWLETGSGTRVQIEAVTAWTQRAAVYNLTVDTAHTYYVAAGAKPVLVHNCSVSPHQLERTEQLGGADSRARVDRIAGSMATDGWVGEPIEVFEHLNRRYVINGHHRVAAAKKAGIDVSYRSLTLDEVKAYKYRTADEVVWSSLEVGPDFPEERRGRRRR; this is encoded by the coding sequence GTGACCGACCCGCTCGGCCGGACCACGGAGTTCACCTACGACCGGCAGAACCGCCTCCTGGCCAAGGACGTGCCCGTCGGCGACGGCGACGCGCGGGCCAGGTGGGCCTACACCTACACCCGTACCGGCGAACTCCTCACCGTCACCGACCCCACCGGCGCCCGCGCCGAGAGCACCTACGACGACCTCGACCGCCCCGTCACCACCACCCGCATCGAACGCAGGCCGCAGCCCGGCGCGTTCACCACCCGCAACGAGTACGACGACGCCGGGAACATCGTCCGGCAGACCGCGCCCGGCGGCGGGGTGAGCCTCTACAGCTACGACAAGCTGGGCCAGCTCCTCCGGATGACCGACCCGGCCGGTGTGGTCAGCCAGTTCGGCTACGACCTGAGCGGCCGCGAGGTCCGCGCCACCGACGGCATGGGCCGCACCTCCGCCAAGCTGTACGACGCGCTCGGCCAGCTGCGGCAGGACTCCGACCTGGACGCGGCCAACAGCCCGCTGCGCAAGGTCGACTACGGCTACGACACCGCCGGGAACCTGACCTCCGCCACCGACCCCCGGGGCCGCACCACCCGGTACGCCTACGACGCGCTCGGCCGGCTGAGGAGCCAGACCGAACCCGTCTCCGCCACCGAGTCGATCACCACCTCGTTCGGCTACGACGCCCTGGGCAACCGCACGCGCTACACCGACGGACGCGGCAACAGCACCGTCTACACGGTCAACACCCTCGGCCTGCCCGAAGCGGTGATCGAACCCGCCACCGCCCGCCACCCGGAGCCCGGGGACCGCACCTGGACCACCGCGTACGACGCCCTGGGCCAGCCGGTCAAGGTGACCGCACCGGGCGGTGTGGTCCGTGAACGCGCCTACGACCGGGCCGGGCTGCTGACCCGCGAGAGCGGCAGCGGCACCGGGGCCACCACCCCGGAGAAGACCTTCGGCTACGACACCGTCGGCCGCCTCACCCGGGCCTCCACGCCCGACGGCGACAACACCTACGCCTACGACGACCGGGGTTCGCTGATCTCGGCGGCCGGGCCGTCCGGCGAGGCCTCGTACACGTACGACAGCGACGGCCAGCTCATCTCGCGCACCGACGCGGCGGGCACGGCGAACTTCGGCTACGCGCGCCGCCAGCTCGTCTCCGCCACGGACCCGCTCACGGGCGGGGCCCAGACCTACCGCTACGACGGGTCCGGGGCCATCAAGGAGATCGGCTACGGGGCGGGCCAGTCACGCTCGTTCGCGTACGACGCGCTCGGCCGGCTCGACACGGACACGATCAGCAGCAGCACCGGCTCCACCGTCGCTTCCGTCGACTACGGCTACGACGCCGACGACCACCTGACCTCCAAGAAGACCACCGGCACCGCGAAGGCCGGGGAGAACACCTACGGCTACGACGACGCGGGCCGCCTCACCTCCTGGACCGCCGACGGCACCACCACCGAGTACCGCTGGGACAGGAGCGGCAACCGCACGGGCAACGGCGAGAAGACGGCCGCGTACGACGAACGCAACCGGCTGCTCTCCGACGGCGACTACACCTACAGCCACACCGCGCGCGGCACCCTGGCCACCCGCACCAGCTCCGGGCTGACCGAGGAGTTCACCTTCGACGCCTTCGACCGGCTGACGAAGGCGGGCGAGTCCGGCACCACGTACACCTACGACGCACTGGACCGGGTCGCGTCCCGCAACGGCGCGGACTTCTCGTACGCCGGTCTCGCACCGGACCCGGTCAAGGACAACAACTCCACCTACGGCCGGGGCGCCTCCGACGAACTGCTCTCCGTCGCCGAGGGGACCGGCGGTGCGCAGCTGACGGTCACCGACAAGCACGGGGACGTGGTCGGGGACCTGTCGGCGACCGACGGAGCGGCGACCCGGCTGACGGGCTCCGCGGCCTTCGACCCGTTCGGACAGCGCTCCGAGGCCACCGGGTCGGAGCCCGGCACCGCGGGCAACTCCGGCTTCCAGGGCGACTGGACCGACCCCGACACCGGCCAGGTGAACATGGGGGCGCGCTGGTACGACCCGGCCACCGGGGTCTTCGACTCCAGGGACGCCTACACCTACGCCTCCGGGGCCTCGATCCTCGCCAACCGCTACACCTACGGAGCCGGGTCCCCGCTGGACTACTCCGACCCGGACGGGAACTGGCCGAGCTGCATCTTCTGCAAGAAGACCGTGAGCAAGGCCCTGAACAAGATCAAGCAGAACAAGTACGTCCGGGCGGCCGTCAAGACCGCCAAGTACGTCTACAAGGCGGTCTCGTACGTCGTCCGCCACCCCGTCTCCGCGCTCAAGAAGGCGGTCAAGTTCACCGGCAAGGTGGTCGGCCACATCGCGCGCAAGTCGGGGCTCACCCAGATCTGGAACGCCGGTGTACGGGCGGTGAAGAGCCTCGGCCGCTCCACCGGGGTCACCGAATGGGCCCGGCAGAAGGCGGCGGAGGCCCGGAAGAAGTACCACGAGGTACGGGTGCAGATCACCCGAAAGGCCAGAGCGGCCGTCGACTTCGTGGCCAAGCACAACCCGGTGCCCGCCATCATGGCCGCCGCCAAACCCCTGCTGGTGGTGGCCGTGGCGGTCGTCACGGCCGATCCCAACCTCCCGGCGATCCTCGTCGGCGTCGCCAACAACGTGATCGCGGACGTGGCGAAAGCGGCGGACGACATCCGGGCGGCGGTGGTCGCGGACATCGGCGCGGTCGTCGAGACGGTCCGGGACGCGGTGGACTGGGGCGCGGTCTGGGACGGGGTGAAGACCGTCGGCAACGTCGTCGGTGAGGTCACCGGCTTCAACGACATCCGTGACTGCGTCACCACGGGCGACATGGAGGCCTGCGCCTGGGCCGTCGCCACGGTGGCGGGACTGGCCCTCGGCGGCGCGGGCGCGGGTGTGGTCCGCGCGGCGAAGGCGGGCCGGATGGCGACGAAGGCCGCCAGGTACGGCGAGAAGATCGAGAAGGCGAGCGACACCGTCGACCGGGTCGAGACCGCCGTCGAGTGCACCCGGCTCGCCTCGGACCTCGCGGGCAACAGCTTCCTCGCCGGCACCGAGGTCGTGATGGCCGACGGCACCCGGCAACCGATCGAGAAGGTGAGGACGGGCGACGAGGTACGGGCCACCGACCCGACGACCGGAAAGACCTCCACCCAGGAGGTCACCGCCACGATCACGGGCCAGGGCCTCAAGCAGCTGGTCCGCCTCACCCTCGACACCGACGGCGACCGCGGCGACGCCACGGAATCCCTGACGGCGACGGCCGGCCACCCGTTCTGGGTCGCGTCCCTGAAGACGTGGCAGACCGCCGACGAACTGGAACCGGGCCAGTGGCTGGAGACCGGCTCGGGCACCCGCGTCCAGATCGAAGCGGTCACGGCGTGGACGCAGCGGGCGGCGGTGTACAACCTGACCGTCGACACGGCGCATACGTACTATGTCGCGGCGGGGGCCAAGCCGGTCCTGGTGCACAACTGCTCGGTCAGCCCGCACCAACTGGAGCGGACGGAGCAGCTCGGCGGAGCCGACAGCCGGGCACGCGTCGACCGTATCGCCGGCAGCATGGCCACGGACGGCTGGGTGGGTGAGCCGATCGAAGTCTTTGAGCACCTGAACCGGCGGTATGTGATCAACGGGCATCATCGGGTCGCGGCGGCGAAGAAGGCGGGAATCGACGTTTCCTATCGCTCCCTCACCCTTGATGAAGTCAAGGCCTACAAGTACAGGACGGCTGATGAGGTGGTCTGGTCCTCCCTGGAGGTCGGCCCGGACTTCCCCGAGGAGCGGAGAGGGCGGAGACGACGATGA
- a CDS encoding DUF6896 domain-containing protein, with the protein MRSFLRSREGVMRALAVAYPPFDTLENVLAAVRAGELERRGRTDSGYSYAVHGRGCRMTGPGGAEVDMDLLLDGAEAFDAWRLAAFARSVGMSPVPPDDDLDGACRELVAEGLLVEPETGWFRLHD; encoded by the coding sequence GTGCGTTCCTTCCTGCGCTCCCGCGAGGGCGTCATGCGAGCGCTGGCGGTCGCCTACCCGCCGTTCGACACGCTGGAGAACGTCTTGGCGGCGGTCCGCGCAGGTGAGCTGGAGCGACGCGGGCGCACGGATTCCGGATACTCCTACGCGGTCCACGGACGTGGCTGCCGGATGACCGGACCCGGTGGCGCCGAGGTCGATATGGACCTGCTCCTGGACGGGGCGGAGGCTTTCGACGCCTGGCGGTTGGCGGCCTTCGCCCGCAGTGTCGGCATGAGCCCCGTGCCTCCCGACGACGACCTCGATGGGGCCTGCCGCGAGCTGGTGGCAGAGGGATTGCTCGTGGAGCCGGAGACAGGGTGGTTCCGGCTCCACGACTGA
- a CDS encoding acyltransferase family protein, producing the protein MAALDGLRILAALMVCLYHYAGKEGTVAESWGQSPAHLFPTLSSFATYGSLGVQLFFIISGFVICMSSWGRSVGDFFRSRVARLYPAYWAAIVVVTAAAVALPVVVEPLRLDELLVNLTMLQQPMGVDRVLGVCWTLWVELRFYVLFAVFVVWRGVTYRRVVVFCCGWTLAGAFARIADHPLTDALVMRDHAPYFIAGLALYLIHRYGSDLLLWGIVLVSWLLGQRYSVMALWHPGGGGEFGRSPLVIQLIVTLSFMAVAAVALGRLKWMDWRWLTVAGALTYPFYLLHEHLGWFVIRVLSRGLHVPPYLTLIAAVASILVLAHLMHRFVEKPFGPRLKRTMTEQSRRVRPRA; encoded by the coding sequence ATGGCGGCCCTGGACGGGCTGCGCATCCTGGCCGCGCTGATGGTCTGCCTCTACCACTACGCGGGCAAGGAAGGCACGGTCGCCGAGTCCTGGGGGCAGTCGCCCGCGCACCTCTTCCCGACGCTGTCGTCGTTCGCGACCTACGGCAGCCTGGGGGTGCAGCTCTTCTTCATCATCAGCGGCTTCGTCATCTGCATGAGCAGCTGGGGCCGTTCGGTCGGTGACTTCTTCCGCTCCCGGGTCGCCCGCCTCTACCCGGCGTACTGGGCGGCGATCGTCGTCGTCACGGCGGCGGCCGTCGCGCTGCCCGTGGTCGTGGAGCCGCTGCGCCTGGACGAACTGCTGGTCAACCTCACCATGCTCCAGCAGCCGATGGGCGTGGACCGGGTGCTCGGGGTGTGCTGGACGCTCTGGGTCGAGCTGCGCTTCTACGTGCTGTTCGCGGTGTTCGTCGTCTGGCGCGGGGTCACGTACCGCCGGGTCGTCGTCTTCTGCTGCGGCTGGACGCTGGCGGGCGCCTTCGCCCGGATCGCCGACCACCCGCTGACCGACGCCCTGGTGATGCGGGACCACGCGCCGTACTTCATCGCGGGCCTCGCGCTCTATCTGATCCACCGGTACGGCAGCGACCTGCTCCTCTGGGGGATCGTGCTGGTCAGCTGGCTGCTCGGGCAGCGGTACTCCGTCATGGCCCTGTGGCACCCGGGCGGGGGCGGCGAGTTCGGCCGCTCCCCCCTGGTGATCCAGCTGATCGTGACGCTGTCCTTCATGGCGGTGGCCGCGGTGGCGCTGGGCCGGCTGAAGTGGATGGACTGGCGCTGGCTGACGGTCGCGGGGGCGCTGACGTACCCCTTCTACCTGCTCCACGAGCACCTGGGCTGGTTCGTGATCCGGGTGCTGAGCCGTGGCCTCCACGTGCCGCCGTACCTGACGCTGATCGCGGCGGTGGCGTCGATCCTGGTGCTGGCGCACCTGATGCACCGGTTCGTCGAGAAGCCGTTCGGGCCGAGGCTGAAGCGGACGATGACGGAGCAGAGCCGGCGGGTCCGTCCGCGGGCGTGA
- a CDS encoding polysialyltransferase family glycosyltransferase, with product MSAIRSTQLFFAASQYAAATVTAAIRAGQFGPRAEHRRLLIVSDTSPAPEVGTPLDRMAGFASLRPEFDEVHSWNAFIRPFHPAGWFPREQDTLLWERYLRLAWELGDGPVEIACESIQANPSSAVAKIFGESPIHLYADGLMSYGPTRSKIDPLIGTRVQRLLHLDLVPGLRPLLMTEFDVEPEVVPTAEFLKVLGELAASAEEFSAPADAPALLLGQYLSAIDVLTADEEQELHLRMLRGAVALGHTHVVFKPHPAAPVSWSRALEQEAGALGAELTVLDSPVIAEVVYERTRPALVVGAFSTALLTAATFYGIPVARVGTEELLAALTPYQNSNRVPVTIVDALLPALEDREAVTSWRLPGEEEVRAELSGLVTAVGFAMQPQIYPGLRPAAEEYLAAHPSPASSPYFRRRRLTALALPGALPGQFDFIPRNATVRRIARQAVAWKRGAEQRLPRVRSTRG from the coding sequence ATGTCTGCCATCCGTTCCACCCAGCTCTTCTTCGCGGCCTCCCAGTACGCCGCCGCGACGGTGACCGCGGCGATCCGGGCCGGTCAGTTCGGCCCGCGCGCCGAGCACCGCCGGCTGCTGATCGTCAGCGACACCTCCCCCGCCCCCGAGGTGGGCACCCCGCTCGACCGGATGGCCGGGTTCGCCTCGCTGCGGCCGGAGTTCGACGAGGTCCACTCGTGGAACGCGTTCATCAGGCCCTTCCACCCGGCCGGCTGGTTCCCGCGCGAGCAGGACACCCTGCTCTGGGAGCGGTATCTGCGGCTGGCCTGGGAGCTGGGCGACGGGCCGGTGGAGATCGCCTGCGAGTCCATCCAGGCCAACCCGTCCAGCGCGGTGGCGAAGATCTTCGGCGAGAGCCCGATCCACCTCTACGCGGACGGGCTGATGAGTTACGGCCCCACCCGCAGCAAGATCGACCCGCTGATCGGCACCCGGGTGCAGCGCCTGCTCCACCTGGACCTGGTGCCGGGGCTGCGGCCGCTGCTGATGACCGAGTTCGATGTGGAGCCGGAGGTCGTCCCGACCGCCGAGTTCCTCAAGGTCCTGGGCGAACTGGCCGCCTCCGCCGAGGAGTTCAGCGCCCCGGCCGACGCACCGGCGCTACTGCTCGGGCAGTACCTCTCCGCCATCGACGTCCTCACCGCCGACGAGGAGCAGGAGCTGCATCTGCGGATGCTGCGCGGCGCGGTCGCGCTCGGCCACACCCACGTGGTCTTCAAGCCGCACCCCGCCGCCCCGGTGAGCTGGTCGCGCGCGCTGGAGCAGGAGGCCGGGGCGCTCGGCGCCGAACTCACCGTGCTGGACTCCCCGGTGATCGCCGAGGTGGTGTACGAGCGGACGCGCCCGGCGCTCGTCGTGGGCGCGTTCTCCACCGCGCTGCTGACGGCGGCCACGTTCTACGGGATCCCCGTCGCGCGGGTCGGCACCGAGGAGCTGCTCGCCGCGCTGACCCCGTACCAGAACAGCAACCGCGTCCCGGTCACCATCGTCGACGCCCTGCTGCCCGCCCTGGAGGACCGGGAGGCGGTCACCTCGTGGCGGCTGCCGGGCGAGGAGGAGGTGCGGGCGGAGCTGTCGGGGCTGGTCACGGCCGTCGGCTTCGCGATGCAGCCGCAGATCTACCCGGGGCTGCGGCCCGCCGCCGAGGAGTACCTCGCCGCGCACCCGTCCCCGGCCTCCTCCCCGTACTTCCGCCGCCGCAGGCTCACCGCGCTCGCGCTGCCGGGGGCCCTTCCCGGGCAGTTCGACTTCATCCCGCGCAACGCCACGGTCCGCAGGATCGCCCGGCAGGCCGTCGCCTGGAAGCGGGGCGCGGAACAGCGGCTCCCCCGCGTCCGCAGCACGCGCGGCTGA
- a CDS encoding sialidase family protein codes for MATMPLPGRPSPFRHRHRRRRARLTMSGLVLTLTATVLGAPAPPAVAAVPAAVTTPFKAGGEGYRCFRIPALVATPSGALLAFAEGRVATCSDVGHNDIVMRKSTDGGRSWGPLKVVVGGADEDAHGNPAPVVDAATGRVSLLYATGPWSGTPGEPVRGPRSLRVVHSVDDGAGWAEGAPLPHLKPTGRAWISTGPGHGIQLARGPHRGRLVVPGDYTTTGGRAGGQLYVSDDGGLTWSLGAQAEVDRATAPAFPAELSVAETTGGGVYVNARSSARCGTENHRMATTSTDGGATFDAPFSPVPGLDTPPVSGSLLRLHAKELGAVRDRLLFSAPSRLGPHTLEDRRELAIRSSYDEGRTWQTAGTVVTPGRSGYSDLALLPSGAIGVLYESAGNIPHSDLVFTSFTEAQLDASHRELRLPRTSDTGPNGYGNHALVHGGAQLGSRGSGRAMTFDGQDDYLRLVSCSDSLRLGAGDFTLTAWFRHTATTGALPIVWGYGMGSGVRQFWLRAEPGRGAVRAAIDTGTAYAEVRTTSSYNDGQWHHAVLKRQAGRLALSVDGGQEFTATAPAGDITPPAEFSVHIGARPDFPNQPAGVTELFRGGLDDIRLFGRALTAQEASRVKGGALDVANEEERVRLGFSGMW; via the coding sequence ATGGCCACCATGCCCCTGCCCGGACGCCCGTCGCCCTTCCGCCACCGCCACCGCCGCCGAAGAGCCCGACTGACCATGTCCGGGCTGGTGCTGACGCTGACGGCGACCGTGCTGGGCGCACCGGCTCCTCCCGCTGTCGCGGCCGTACCGGCGGCGGTCACCACCCCGTTCAAGGCGGGTGGCGAGGGCTACCGCTGCTTCCGGATCCCCGCGCTCGTCGCCACGCCCTCGGGCGCCCTGCTGGCCTTCGCCGAGGGGCGGGTGGCCACCTGCAGCGACGTCGGGCACAACGACATCGTGATGCGGAAGTCCACGGACGGCGGCCGGAGTTGGGGCCCGCTGAAGGTGGTCGTGGGCGGCGCGGACGAGGACGCGCACGGGAACCCGGCGCCGGTCGTGGACGCGGCGACCGGGCGGGTGTCGCTGCTGTACGCGACCGGCCCCTGGAGCGGTACGCCGGGCGAGCCGGTCCGTGGCCCCCGGAGCCTGCGCGTGGTGCACAGCGTGGACGACGGCGCGGGCTGGGCGGAGGGCGCCCCGCTCCCCCACCTGAAGCCGACGGGCCGGGCCTGGATCTCGACGGGCCCCGGCCACGGCATCCAGCTCGCCCGGGGCCCGCACCGGGGCAGGCTGGTCGTCCCGGGCGACTACACGACCACGGGCGGCCGGGCGGGCGGCCAGCTGTACGTCAGCGACGACGGCGGACTGACCTGGTCCCTGGGCGCCCAGGCGGAGGTCGACCGGGCCACCGCCCCCGCCTTCCCGGCCGAGCTGTCCGTCGCCGAGACGACCGGCGGGGGCGTGTACGTCAACGCCCGCAGCTCGGCCCGGTGCGGCACCGAGAACCACCGGATGGCCACCACCAGCACGGACGGCGGGGCCACCTTCGACGCCCCGTTCTCCCCCGTACCCGGCCTCGACACCCCGCCCGTCTCCGGCTCGCTGCTGCGCCTGCACGCGAAGGAGCTGGGCGCGGTGCGGGACCGGCTGCTCTTCTCCGCCCCCTCGCGCCTCGGCCCCCACACCCTGGAGGACCGCCGGGAGCTGGCGATCCGCTCCTCGTACGACGAGGGGCGCACCTGGCAGACGGCGGGCACGGTCGTGACCCCGGGCCGCTCCGGCTACTCCGATCTGGCCCTGCTCCCCTCGGGCGCGATCGGGGTCCTCTACGAGAGCGCGGGGAACATCCCGCACAGCGACCTCGTCTTCACCTCGTTCACCGAGGCCCAACTGGACGCTTCGCACCGCGAACTGCGCCTCCCCCGCACCTCGGACACCGGCCCCAACGGGTACGGCAACCACGCCCTGGTCCACGGCGGCGCCCAGCTCGGCAGCCGCGGCTCCGGCAGGGCCATGACCTTCGACGGCCAGGACGACTACCTGCGCCTGGTCTCCTGCTCGGACTCGCTGCGCCTGGGCGCGGGCGACTTCACCCTCACGGCCTGGTTCCGCCACACCGCCACGACGGGCGCCCTGCCGATCGTCTGGGGGTACGGGATGGGCTCGGGCGTCCGCCAGTTCTGGCTGCGGGCCGAGCCGGGCCGGGGCGCCGTCCGGGCGGCGATCGACACGGGCACGGCGTACGCGGAGGTGCGGACCACGTCCTCGTACAACGACGGCCAGTGGCACCACGCGGTCCTCAAGCGCCAGGCGGGCCGGCTGGCCCTCTCCGTGGACGGCGGCCAGGAGTTCACCGCCACGGCCCCGGCGGGCGACATCACCCCGCCCGCCGAGTTCTCCGTCCACATCGGCGCCCGCCCCGACTTCCCGAACCAGCCGGCCGGAGTCACCGAACTCTTCCGCGGCGGCCTGGACGACATCCGCCTCTTCGGCCGCGCCCTGACCGCGCAGGAGGCGTCCCGGGTGAAGGGCGGGGCGCTGGACGTGGCGAACGAGGAGGAGCGGGTGCGGCTGGGGTTCTCCGGTATGTGGTGA